The proteins below come from a single Triticum aestivum cultivar Chinese Spring chromosome 5D, IWGSC CS RefSeq v2.1, whole genome shotgun sequence genomic window:
- the LOC123124817 gene encoding E3 ubiquitin-protein ligase RNF144B: MASAAPELDVQDLRLQELIRGSMPDRPPSSSSSRVPPLSDDEIGRFHCAVCMEPKLVFDRFRATPACAHEFCVACVVSHIEARVADGNVPVPCPAAGAGCPGAMHPEACKKLLVMDVFDAWCVALCERAVGPGRARCPYRDCGELVVLDAGCGAAVGEVPEEATCPGCSRAFCLLCEEPWDDRHDGGQGCALDRLAVGRSWMRCPSCRAMIDRIDGCKSMLCRCGSVFCYGCGSSRAEGMCRCYASRREDFIPLDAGFELIGAGPSAGLSSTLGKDAVM, translated from the exons ATGGCGAGCGCGGCGCCGGAGCTCGACGTCCAGGACCTCCGCCTGCAGGAGCTCATCCGGGGCTCCATGCCGGACCGGCCGCCGTCCTCATCGTCGTCCCGCGTGCCGCCGCTTAGCGACGACGAGATCGGCCGGTTCCACTGCGCGGTCTGCATGGAGCCCAAGCTGGTGTTCGACCGGTTCCGCGCCACGCCGGCCTGCGCGCACGAGTTCTGCGTCGCCTGCGTCGTGTCCCACATCGAGGCCCGCGTCGCGGACGGCAACGTGCCCGTGCCCTGCCCGGCGGCCGGGGCCGGCTGCCCCGGCGCCATGCACCCGGAGGCGTGCAAGAAGCTGCTCGTCATGGACGTGTTCGACGCCTGGTGCGTCGCGCTCTGCGAGCGCGCCGTCGGGCCGGGACGCGCGCGCTGCCCCTACCGGGACTGCGGCGAGCTCGTGGTGCTCGACGCCGgctgcggcgccgccgtcggcgaggTGCCTGAGGAGGCGACCTGCCCTGGGTGCTCGCGCGCCTTCTGCCTGCTGTGCGAGGAGCCCTGGGACGACCGCCACGACGGCGGCCAAGGGTGCGCGCTCGACCGGCTCGCTGTGGGGCGCAGCTGGATGCGCTGCCCGAGCTGCCGCGCCATGATCGACCGGATCGACGGGTGCAAGAGCATGCTGTGCAG GTGTGGCTCCGTCTTCTGCTATGGCTGTGGCTCGTCTCGGGCAGAGGGGATGTGCAGATGCTATGCTTCGCGACGGGAGGACTTCATACCACTCGACGCCGGCTTTGAGCTCATCGGGGCCGGGCCAAGCGCTGGCCTTTCCTCGACTCTCGGCAAGGATGCGGTCATGTAA